From Borreliella spielmanii, the proteins below share one genomic window:
- a CDS encoding plasmid maintenance protein, whose translation MNNVSTNKKYPNCHNKLQRKLIVLISTLAYINTKHKKYTQKTILYYFNENLKRNGQAPTTLRTLQKYLYKLEREFKVTTNYYKHLGVNFGTEIYYHLNYEKNVCHFKINQYFQEKIHSRFKSRVNNYLKDKSPKKGNVESEECLCNKNNIKEERNSNKIEEYKKIKYFNKCNFSNKKTLLDLLKLDVSTNLAIEIFKTVKRYENSLTKNKHISFNKSCYKDKQNKLKEILENIQKELEEKGYNLEQLKTNIQKVYEIYKNKPHFIIEHQKYSDLNAIKRKLEKLIELKKENLQKDYKNIKTYIFNILIDKLKEKANIELLKPIIRTYLNSKKKLEYNKVFDTYYYELLELIKNENNSLMLKEVV comes from the coding sequence ATGAACAATGTTTCGACCAATAAAAAATATCCAAATTGCCACAACAAATTACAACGTAAATTAATAGTTCTTATCTCAACACTAGCCTACATAAACACTAAACATAAGAAATATACACAAAAAACCATACTCTATTACTTTAATGAAAATCTAAAAAGAAATGGTCAAGCTCCTACTACATTAAGAACACTGCAAAAATATCTTTACAAATTAGAAAGAGAATTTAAAGTAACAACCAACTACTACAAACATTTGGGTGTAAATTTTGGCACTGAAATTTACTATCATCTTAATTATGAAAAAAATGTATGCCACTTTAAAATCAACCAATACTTTCAAGAAAAAATTCACTCTAGATTTAAATCTAGAGTGAATAACTACCTTAAAGACAAATCTCCAAAAAAGGGTAATGTAGAGTCGGAGGAGTGTTTATGTAATAAAAATAATATAAAAGAAGAAAGAAATTCTAATAAAATAGAAGAATACAAAAAAATAAAGTATTTCAATAAATGTAACTTTTCCAATAAAAAAACTCTTTTGGATTTATTAAAATTAGATGTTAGTACAAATTTGGCAATTGAAATATTTAAAACCGTCAAAAGATATGAAAACAGTTTAACAAAAAATAAACATATTTCTTTTAATAAATCTTGCTATAAAGACAAGCAAAATAAATTAAAAGAAATTCTAGAAAATATTCAAAAAGAATTAGAAGAAAAAGGGTACAATTTAGAACAATTGAAAACAAATATCCAAAAAGTATATGAAATTTACAAAAATAAACCCCATTTTATTATTGAACATCAGAAATATAGCGATTTAAATGCAATAAAACGTAAATTGGAAAAATTAATTGAATTGAAAAAAGAAAACCTACAAAAAGATTATAAAAATATAAAGACATATATTTTCAATATTCTTATTGATAAACTGAAAGAAAAGGCAAATATTGAACTTTTAAAGCCAATTATAAGAACATATTTGAATAGCAAAAAGAAATTAGAATATAATAAAGTATTTGATACGTATTACTATGAATTATTAGAGCTGATAAAAAATGAAAATAATTCTTTAATGTTAAAAGAAGTTGTATAA